The genomic segment CTTGTTGACatgttttttgagtctttgttcGATTGATACTGCTCCCTGACTTTCTAATTAAAACCTTGAGATCTTTAGGACTTTGCTGCTCCCTGTATGGATTCATTTCCTTTGTAAGTTGACTTGCTTTTTTCTGTCAATCTTGTGCAGATTTGGACTTTTTGTTCCACATGTTCTTTCTTGCTAGATACTGCAAACTCCTCGAAGAAAACTCCTTCAGGGGAAAGACAGCTGATTTCCTTTACATGCTCCTATTTGGGGCAACTGTTCTAACTGGTATTGTTCTCATTGGTGGAATGATACCTTATTTGTCCGTCTCCTTCTCCAAAATCATCTTCCTCAGCAATTCGCTGACTTTCATGATGGTAAGTGGTAACTTCTATCTTTCGATTTCCAAACTAATTCAGTATTGGTTTAATATTCATCTCAAAGACCATCTTGACATTTTTCCTCTGTTCTGCAGGTCTATGTATGGAGTAAACAAAATCCTTACATCCACATGAGTTTCCTTGGTCTTTTCACTTTTACAGCAGCGTATTTACCATGGGTGAGTTGGACTTTCGTATTTTCTTCTCAGAGTTCCCTAACAAGATCGATAATCTAAATAGCCTCTTTCACCAATTTCTGAAATTGCAGGTGCTTCTTGGATTCTCTATCCTTGTTGGTGCAAGTGCATGGGGGGATTTTCTGGTACGGAATATCTCCTAATTCAGTTTCAACCATTTTGtaatccctctctctctctctttctgtataTCCTCATCCTTAAGCTTTATATCCAACCTACAGGGAATGATAGCAGGTCATGCATACTACTTTTTGGCGTTTGTGTATCCACGAATGACGGCTCGGCATCCTTTGAAAACTCCATCCTTCCTCAAAGCCCTGTTCGCCGATGAACCTGTGGTGATTGCACGGCCAGAAGATGTGAGGTTTGCTCATGTGCCTTTTGATGAAATCCACCAAGACTGAAATTCCATCTTCTACAAAATCAGCCACACGCACCTTGACCTTTGTAGTTAAAAGGGCATCCTCTAGTGACCTTTGTAGTTGTGGATAATGTGGAAACGAGAGTGTTGGTTCTGATTTTTCCTTAGTTTTCTGTTTGATTTTCATGTCTGATACAAGTCTTTTTCCCCCTTGTGCATATGAACGCAAATTGTGTATACAAAAAGCCTTCAAAAAAGTTCTAGTTTACATAAGTTTTAGTCATTGGATGTTTTGTACAACTACACAACTGGGACAACAAGGAAACGACGCAAACAAAGCCAGTTAAAGCGAATTGACAAAGTCTGAAAGATTATGTCTCTGAGTTTTATTCATAGGTAGTAACGATgcatctcttcatcttcatcatcctcatctaTGGCATCATCACTGTCATCTTCAACTTGAAAGTCCTCATCAGACTCTTCTAGCATCATCTTCTCTGCTGCATCTTTGTCTTTCAGACCAGTGTTTAAAACCACAGTCCCTCCCTGAGAACTCTCCATATCCTTTCTTAGTTTCTCCATTTCATGTTTCTTTCGTTCTTCTTCCAAATGCTCCTTCTCCGACATTCTCTTGTCAAGATCAGCCCTGAAGTAAAACTCGAATCATAAGCACAGAACTTGCAGACAAGAGAGGGTGAATTANATAAAAGTCATTGGGCTTGTGGAACGTGGAGTATCAACAACATAGGTGACAACAGCGAAAGCTTCAGTGATAATAGCCCCAGAAGCAGACCATGTAAAGATTTCAATCTGACCAGGAGTATCAACAAGGACATAATCAAGCTGGTCTGCACGTTTCTCAATCACAGAGACGACCTAAAACAAGTAGCAAACAAAGACAGAGCAATCAAGAGAAGGAAAACCGAGAGAACCACCATCAAGTGAGACTGGAATCATAATTTGGACTCTAATTCTGGAGGCCTTTTTTACCTCGTCGAATTTTGTAGCAAACAAGTTGAGTGAAGTGAGAATCCCACCATTAGGCCCCAAATTGTACTGCTTCATAACTTCCTTGTACTTGACAGTGTCTCTAATATCGATGTTGGCACCAAATGGTAGACACATAACAGCAGGATCAAGGTTCACCACATAGCCACGGCTCTTTGAATCAAAGGTATGGCAGACCAAACGATGAAGGAAGCTTGTTTTTCCACTACCTGAGCacataaccaacaaaaacctccTATCAAAAACTGTTTTGANNNNNNNNNNNNNNNNNNNNNNNNNNNNNNNNNNNNNNNNNNNNNNNNNNNNNNNNNNNNNNNNNNNNNNNNNNNNNNNNNNNNNNNNNNNNNNNNNNNNNNNNNNNNNNNNNNNNNNNNNNNNNNNNNNNNNNNNNNNNNNNNNNNNNNNNNNNNNNNNNNNNNNNNNNNNNNNNNNNNNNNNNNNNNNNNNNNNNNNNNNNNNNNNNNNNNNNNNNNNNNNNNNNNNNNNNNNNNNNNNNNNNNNNNNNNNNNNNNNNNNNNNNNNNNNNNNNNNNNNNNNNNNNNNNNNNNNNNNNNNNNNNNNNNNNNNNNNNNNNNNNNNNNNNNNNNNNNNNNNNNNNNNNNNNNNNNNNNNNNNNNNNNNNNNNNNNNNNNNNNNNNNNNNNNNNNNNNNNNNNNNNNNNNNNNNNNNNNNNNNNNNNNNNNNNNNNNNNNNNNNNNNNNNNNNNNNNNNNNNNNNNNNNNNNNNNNNNNNNNNNNNNNNNNNNNNNNNNNNNNNNNNNNNNNNNNNNNNNNNNNNNNNNNNNNNNNNNNNNNNNNNNNNNNNNNNNNAAAGAAAGATCACCTCTAACGCAAACTTGTGATCTGCAACATCGGTTTTGTTGAAAGCCAAGATGAGAGGCAACCGAGTCTTGTAGAGAATGCTACAAGCATAGAGCATGTTACTCATAAAAGTCATTGGGCTTGTGGAACGTGGAGTATCAACAACATAGGTGACAACAGCGAAAGCTTCAGTGATAATAGCCCCAGAAGCAGACCATGTAAAGATTTCAATCTGACCAGGAGTATCAACAAGGACATAATCAAGCTGGTCTGCACGTTTCTCAATCACAGAGACGACCTAAAACAAGTAGCAAACAAAGACAGAGCAATCAAGAGAAGGAAAACCGAGAGAACCACCATCAAGTGAGACTGGAATCATAATTTGGACTCTAATTCTGGAGGCCTTTTTTACCTCGTCGAATTTTGTAGCAAACAAGTTGAGTGAAGTGAGAATCCCACCATTAGGCCCCAAATTGTACTGCTTCATAACTTCCTTGTACTTGACAGTGTCTCTAATATCGATGTTGGCACCAAATGGTAGACACATAACAGCAGGATCAAGGTTCACCACATAGCCACGGCTCTTTGAATCAAAGGTATGGCAGACCAAACGATGAAGGAAGCTTGTTTTTCCACTACCTGAGCacataaccaacaaaaacctcctatcaaaaactgttttgaagTCCCTTAACAAGAAACTCAGAAACCAACATAGTGAATTTTTTCAAGACCATTGCATTAATCAATATAATATACCTGCCATTCCAACAACAATGATAATGACAGGCTTCTTCTTGAAATTAGAGGATGAACTCCCCGCACTAACACGAAGCTTGTCCAATGAGTCAACCAGCTTCTGATTCTCTTCAACAGTGTCCtttcaaattaataaacacCCATTAAACAACTTCAGTTTCACAGGTTCTCTAAATCAGTACAAGTGACATTAGAGTGACAGAGATGAAGTAATCACCTGTTCACTAGAAGACTCCATGGGATCCATGAGTTGCAAAATGCTTGTTCTTGTATGATCTCAACTGCCCAAAAAACACCATTTTCAGTTTCATCATCCCAATATTCTTCTTTATAAATTCTTTATACCACAGCAAACTCAAAAGCTAGAGAAGCAATAGGTGGTGAGTCACGGACAGAAGCAATTTTCACAAACCTAGCAAACCCCGAAAAGACCACAATTTTTCAAGTTTCTAAGTTACGATTTTAGTCTATTCATTATAAAATTTCAAGTTTCCTGCTCAAAGTATTCCAGAAAACGCAAAGAGCAGATACAAATTGGAACTAGAGTTGATTCGATTATACAGAGATCGTAGCCTACAAACTTTATACGAAAATATCCGTCTTTTTTACAGGTTAAGAAACCAACGAAACTCCAGGAATTAAAAAACGAGAGAATcaagaggaagacgaagacgagaacgagagagagagaaaagaccTCTGCCtcagtcgtcgtcgtcgtcgtctctaGGAACAACAACAGAGTTTAGGGCTTTTGATTTGTGctgtgttctctctctctctcactgtaAAAATCACACATATtaatgggagagagagagaccatcTTTGGAAAAGCCAGGTCCGAAAACAGAGACCTTTGGGCTTTGGTCAATTGCGATGGCCAGTTTTAAAAATCAGGTCCAAGGCCCAATACGTTTTTTTATGCGGTAAAagattttcttttactaaagGCGTTGAAATCCAAGTATATTTGCTGatataatattctatttataataaacttttactattttaataaatatcacaatttataattattatttgtaatgttataaatataaacatcATTTCCTTACAAACTGATATAcatcttaacaaataatttttttattaccaaATTATCTTACCTAATTATCTAATGTTTtcacaatattaacaaatttatcaatgtaaaaaatatacagaataaaaaaaaatctagatatattcaataaattaaataggtaatatatatttgttaatgaTATATAGACCTGTTGCTGCAAACAATCAACAAGATATAATGTATGTTACTTGTTAATTTGTACGATTTTGTTTCAGATTTGACTAAATTAAAGGAGTTTTGCTTTTAAAGAAATttagatttaagatttgttttattttgtatgatATGATTTGAAATCAGACTTAGACGTGAAAAAATATACCACTAGAGAAAAAGTTgttcaaaaatactatttttgtatgttcttttatatatcttataaacGTTATAAGAATCTATCAAATCTTGTATACATCTTATTTCATgtgttataaattataaaattataaatattttaattgtatgttatttttaaaaaagtttacaaatacctcttttgtaatatttttaaatagataaaaatagtgatacttttttaaaaaaatggtgtTTTTGTTATTCTACTTTCCATACAGAAAAATAATCTCATTAGTCCAAACCATCTGCTTTATTCGATAGAGCTACATAGCAGCACTTCTCCAAATATTCCAAATCATTTAAACCTCCAAAAGAGTGAATAGCTCGAGGTGTGTCTTATTATAAATGAAAGATCGGGACTTTTTCATATCCAAATATCAAAAGGAAAAGCCACTCTTGTCGAACTTGCatagattgtttttatttagaCTATGTAATCTGTGAACAATTTTGGTAAGGGTTTGGAACacatgtttttgatttacataaaatatatatatttacataaccTTTTTTCAACAATTACTACATGTTATTTTCAAGTGAGGGGTTAAATTTAGAATGTCAAAATTATATGATGagatgatttaaaatttaaagatataaaaaattattcaaattgtatatataaaataaagttcaaCGGTGGTGCTCTAACACAAGTAATCTAATCAAAACATCAAACCagttctaaattttatattttttttttctttttggttgctTAAATTGAtaattgacaaaaacaaaaaataatacacaaaacTGACAAAAGTataacatttgtttatttttcaccCAACAGAACATAACAATCAAACATGCTCAACAAATGTTTTGAGCCTCTTCTTTGTACTTGAGACCAGATTTTCCAAAGTAGCAGAAGagcatatataaacttaaacagacataataataattagaaaaactaCCAAGCAAAAGTCAAGGCGGAAAGGGCTAACAACTAAAGCTGTAAAATCATTTTGATCGTGCATTCCAAAAACTCACGCAGATTCCAACTCCGATTTCTTTCTTCACCCTTAGATATTTTCCCAAttttctcttttgctctctTAAACATCATCAGCCTCGCCCCTGTGGTCGTTCAGATAAAGGTCTACTGGATTGGATGGTATTGATCTGATACTCTCTTTGGAGGTAGCTTTCGGAGAATGAAAAGGACTAGTGCCGATGGAAGTACTTCAACCACCTGTTGTTTATTTGGTCCAGTTaatgaagaaacagaaaataGAGATTACAAGATGGAGAATTAATGAAGGTGTAGTTTACTTACCATATAGTAGATTAAATTCAGAACTGGATGATCAAGAACATCAAGTGTTAAATCCTTGTCAAAAGCTGATACAGCCACCTAAAGTTTACATGGAAAACATTAAGACACTCATCACAGCATGCCTAAAATAACTGACAGATAAAAGATTTCATTATTTTAGGTTCTATCTCAGAGCTTACCACAATGCATCTTATGAGGAAACAGGTGAAGCATATGGCTGTCACAGATCCAACCTGCAATTAAAAccattttaattacaaaaaaggCCAATCAATGATAAGCAATGAATTTGAAGGCTAAGAAAAAGTCTGCGTTCAAAGTTCTATGGAACTAGAGTAAGACGAATAACTAATTACACAAGCACAATCATacgcatacatatatataaatttgaatacCTCATGGagtttcttccttcttccttttgACTCGATAGGGAACCTTCTTAGCATGAAAAACAATCTAtaccatacaaaaaaacattaaagccATCGAAGTAGACATTTTGATAGAGAGCCATGTGGAATAACAAAAACACATACCTTCCTCCGTACAGCAAGAAGCCTAATGCGGCAATGAAAGACacaactagaagaagaagaagaaaataaccaataaaaaggtCAATACATAGTTTAGATGgagtattatatatagattagcaGTAACGGTTTCAGTAAAACTTGCTTGACCAGACAAAGAACCTACCTGCGATAAATATCTTTCCAACCAACTCCACAGTGCTGTTATCATTTACCCAGATGTATGCCCAGATACCAATCTGATAGAGACATCAGTTACATGTCAAACTTATTCTTACATCTTTTGACTCACCGGAAATGTCTACAGAGGTGACTAAGGTCACACAGATTCTTAAGTAACTACAACCtataattatgaaaagaaatgaaacaataatAAGAATCAGACATGAACCTGAGCCAAATATACAGCCACATTGACTGAAATATAGGTTATCCGCAGCTTATCCGTTGGCAAGCTTCTTGCCTGCACATCAGTGGCAACAACATATGTATTCAGCTGGATACTTCAAAAAAGAGTCGACACACATCaagattttctttttaggtACCTGGTGATATATCTCTGCCCAAAACAGCACAAGCAGCGTGTATGCCGAGAAAAAGAGAAGGCCTGGAAGATCCAATAGTACCCAGCAAAGAGCCTGCATTACCTCACAGCAATCAGCAAACTTAAAAGATGCACTCCATcgattttaaaacaaacatactGTACATTAAACCAGAGTAAAGTTGGGAGAACATTCTCACCTTGGGATGCACAAGGAATACTTGCATGTGGAATCCAAATAGAACCGCACGAACTGCACACAACAGAGAGAAAGTCAAACAAAACCATAATCCAAAAGGTGcagacaaaaacaacacaaatcaatGTATCAAATAGATAATCACCTCCATTGACGACAAAGTTCATAAGATGAAACACCTTCTGAGTAGTCCAACCATATTCAGGCACTCTCATTTGGATCCTTATCAGTTGAACCTATCAATCATAatcccatttttaaaaaaattattagaaatttgCAACACATCGCAAAACCTAACAGGTGAAAAAACACAGCCAACTAAACCAAAACCCAGAAATAAAGTATAGAACAAATCATCCAACTACACAATGAGTACTTCAAGTTCCGTGACTTTAGATAGAAAACGATGTTTCAACAACAAAGGTTCGCCATTTCCAAAGAATCAGATTGTTAACAGAAAAGGAAAGATAGGTCAAACACGCAAAGGAATTGATCTATAACCTCAAAATtaaccctttaaaaaaaaactaattcgCTCCCAAAATTAAACCAGTGATTAAGAGGAAACACATACAAGAGCAACGGCGGAAACAAGAGCATAAGCACCACAGAGAGCGAAAAAGATCCCATCTTGCCACTGAGTTGACTCGTTAACATCATCCCACCAGCTCGTAAACGCCGTCGTTAAAATTCCAGCCATCTCCGCCGG from the Camelina sativa cultivar DH55 chromosome 12, Cs, whole genome shotgun sequence genome contains:
- the LOC104731358 gene encoding tobamovirus multiplication protein 1, whose protein sequence is MTDSGLLMMPAEMAGILTTAFTSWWDDVNESTQWQDGIFFALCGAYALVSAVALVQLIRIQMRVPEYGWTTQKVFHLMNFVVNGVRAVLFGFHMQVFLVHPKALCWVLLDLPGLLFFSAYTLLVLFWAEIYHQARSLPTDKLRITYISVNVAVYLAQIGIWAYIWVNDNSTVELVGKIFIAVVSFIAALGFLLYGGRLFFMLRRFPIESKGRRKKLHEVGSVTAICFTCFLIRCIVVAVSAFDKDLTLDVLDHPVLNLIYYMVVEVLPSALVLFILRKLPPKRVSDQYHPIQ
- the LOC104731357 gene encoding derlin-2.1 — its product is MAQAVEEWYKQMPIITRSYLTAAVVTTVGCSLEIISPYNLYLNPTLVVKQYQFWRLVTNFLYFRKMDLDFLFHMFFLARYCKLLEENSFRGKTADFLYMLLFGATVLTGIVLIGGMIPYLSVSFSKIIFLSNSLTFMMVYVWSKQNPYIHMSFLGLFTFTAAYLPWVLLGFSILVGASAWGDFLGMIAGHAYYFLAFVYPRMTARHPLKTPSFLKALFADEPVVIARPEDVRFAHVPFDEIHQD
- the LOC104731356 gene encoding GPN-loop GTPase 1-like (The sequence of the model RefSeq protein was modified relative to this genomic sequence to represent the inferred CDS: added 213 bases not found in genome assembly), producing MDPMESSSEQDTVEENQKLVDSLDKLRVSAGSSSSNFKKKPVIIIVVGMAGSGKTSFLHRLVCHTFDSKSRGYVVNLDPAVMCLPFGANIDIRDTVKYKEVMKQYNLGPNGGILTSLNLFATKFDEVVSVIEKRADQLDYVLVDTPGQIEIFTWSASGAIITEAFAVVTYVVDTPRSTSPMTFMSNMLYACSILYKTRLPLILAFNKTDVADHKFALEWMEDFEVFQAAIQTDNSYTSTLANSLSLSLYEFYRNIRSVGVSAISGAGMDDFFKAIEASSQEYMDTYKADLDKRMSEKEHLEEERKKHEMEKLRKDMESSQGGTVVLNTGLKDKDAAEKMMLEESDEDFQVEDDSDDAIDEDDEDEEMHRYYL